The Zerene cesonia ecotype Mississippi chromosome 9, Zerene_cesonia_1.1, whole genome shotgun sequence DNA window aggtaataaaagtattttaaactaatCTGATTCACATATgcgtaataattaaatgtttatatttccaTTCTAGGTTACAGCACTTTTAATAAacacttataaataacttttaatatggattctaataaataaaaacactgtgatgatatcctactaatgttataaatgcgaaagtttacaaggatgtgtgtgtgtgtgtttgttgctctttcacgcaaaaactactgaattgattgtaatgaaatttggtacgtagatagctggacaactggaataatgtataaatattcctacgggatacggacttacgcgggtgaaaccgcagggagCAGCTAGTAAACATATAAAGGTTGCGTGGAAATTAATCTAGTCAATTTTCAGATAAATAAGATAATCCAAGGACGTGGCTGGTGGCCAAATCTCTGTCGCCATTACTCAGAAACGATTTCAGTCTCACTGAGCCCGTTTGGTTAAGCTATAttacattgtattatatatagtatacatgtacctatacttaaattaaaatatacttaacacAAACAGTATTTACtgtagtaattttaatacaagtgATGTAGTATGGGAAATGCAGCATGGAGCCGCTGGACTGCTGATGCTGGTCGGCCGTAAAGGATCTTAAGGGCTGAAAAGACGACGAGTATGCGccataggtacatatatatatatatatatatatatatatatatatatatatatatatatatatatatatatatatatatatatatatatatataatttacgtataaatataaataaatatatattgattggtacccaaaatttatatttaataattggtaTTTCATATTCAGCACAATTCAATTCGAAACGTTTATTTTCTTGGCTTCATCGGCAACCAGATCAAGAGAGATGGCAATCACTAAGTCATTTctgattgaattttaaattaagaaaagtgAAGTACGAACTTAGAATATTCCAGATGATCTGTTGTTATAAACTCGAATGATTCGATATTTGTGTGGACTCCCAAATGATTATATACCTTCATTGTTTAAACATCGTTAAATCCAGTTCCGATCTAATCTTGTGAACTTCTAAACTGAGTTCAAAATGTAAATCTTTgttcttattatttcaataaatctacactaatattatagaaagaaagaaattgtattttagtttctttgcttgtaatggataaactcaaaaactactggaccgatttcaaatattctatcaccattagaaagctgcgacttcactgagtgacataggccaCGGGTGAAGtcgggcgaacagctagtattaaataaaactattgaaattcagaatcaaatttattatgaacggACAGTTAATTCGTATCGGCAGTTGTGTTTTACAATAGTCACATaaagtttattcattttaaattatccaaTGTTACTGGAACCGTTGATAAACTGGATGTTGATTTTGCCGGGGCTCAAGTTATGGTGGTTATTGGAAGATGGAGTGCTTAGCGTCTTTCTCATGGTAGCATTTTGCGTAGTTCCATGCGGTCTGTTGCGGTGTGTTACCCTTGTTGGCGAGGCACGTGTCGATCAGCTTTTCAACTGCCGCCTTGTCAGCTGGGCAAAATAACACGGGTCATGTAGATACGGAtacaaaatgtgttaaaaaaaatatgttatgtatagatattttgATGCTCGGGGCTCTTGTAACGATTTATTTGGGGGGCATTTCGGTACCTTACCATTGTAAAACCCATTggttttttatacttattggTTCGAAGGTATTAATAACTCAtcgtattcataattattcacTATTTAAAACATAGCAAAACTTTACAGTAAAGATTATATACTAGAAAAAGTGGTGCCTGGGAAGTGATAGCTaagttttctatataaaaattgagaactttttttatcattttttacaACCCGTCATGACAAGAGtactataaaatgtatagacTGTAGGATAGTAGTGGCAAAGTTAggtaagttttttatatattacctgCGTTAGGCACTTTAGCGAGAGCGACATCCTTCTTGAATTTTCCGTCCTTGGTCATCAGTTCTGACTTCATCAGCATGCACAGAACATACTTCTTCAGGGGTTCGCTTTCACTctgttatagataaatatatgaatttcacgccatttttctttattttttttataatcgataGGCAGACGTTTGATCACAATCCCATCTGATGGGAAGCAGAGACGTGGTCTACGTGGGTGCACGTCTAGTTAGAAGGTGCCTATTCACCATGGCTATAACCTTCTTATGCAAGATACATATAAAGtaagaataaaatgaatagatattttatggATACAGCATTGCCagtttttgaatgaaatatgttaaatatcgTGGAATACTaggtgcgccccgcggtttaaccCGCGTATCCgaatcccgtaagaatattgagataaaaatttgcctatgtgtgtattccagttgtctaactatctacgtactaaatttcatagcaatcggtttagtagtttttgcgtgaatgagtaacaaacatacctatacaaatacatccatcctcacaaactttcacattgaTAATTTGTAGGATATGACGAACGTAACAAGAATAATTatgcagttttttttgtttctaatagcattaaatacaatttgaatacttaaaaaaacaaaagaattaaaaaaaatcaatcctAAGCCGGGATTCGAAACTTCGTCTTCGTAAAGCTTCTCAGAAAAATcttaagagaaaaaaaaaataaaaacttccgAAGAATAGTTAAGTATCTTTAATTCTACATTAGCGATTATCCCTTGAAAAGATGTCAGTAGTACATACCTTGAAGTCACCAGTCTTCAGCTTGTTCACCAGCTGCTCGTCAGCCTTGGTCTCAGCCAAGCACTCCGACTTGTGCTTCTTCAGTCTCTCCTTCTGCTCATCTGTGAGGGCCTggaagaaaaataacaatttgcgaatatataataataaaaaattaacacttaATGCtttgtgaatatataataatagaaaaataacacTTAATGCTTtgcgaatatataataagagaaAAATAACACTTAAGGTATtctttgatttgattttagcTACAGCTCAAAAGCGACGCAAGCTTTTGAATTGAAcgttcaggtcataatccaccacgctagtCAAGTACGcattggcagatgtcatataTATCGTTGATattcaattgttaaataaatgtaacttgCACGTAACCCTGGTCTTTAACCCTCGACTATTCACTGGTCAACAACttgaatcaataaatataattcatttttttaaagtttatttttatttattttatttatttatttaggttcaTCAGCTGTTGTTGCATAAACATTTTCtctcaatacaaaaaataagtttagtattatagattatatgcacaacaattaaagataaacacaacattcaacaaaaacaaacaagtatAACTAAggtaatatctataaatgacaaataagTTAGAATTCATTCATATTAACATTGAACACTTTGTGATAAAcagtaagtatattatgtgagtgtaaaataataattagattaaataataataataattaatagaagaTGGAATTAATGCTTTCAGTTTATGTTACCaatgtactaaaataatagtttgaaacatcacaaaaacaaataatttcttcTTTTGTGATGTTTAAGATGTACACGTGTTCTTTTATCAAATTCAGTAGGTATTTAAAtggttatgaaatataaaaataccacaATTTCGAAAGATCGTAAATTgtctataaataagttttaatatttatatttgagacCCTTACCTGGACGGCCACTAAGCACACAAAGAGGATAACCAATACTTTCATGGTGGCGGGTGATTTGGGTCTGTCAGATCAAACAAGTTGGTCGCCCATATATAGAACGTTTgcgatatgtttttttattgataatcgGTCAAGCGTGTTccttttatatgttataaactacattgaaatattgtctagcttttaattttcatgttattttcTGCGTTGCAGGGCGACTTGGTCCATTGTCTAATGTATATACTTAAACTtctgcttattattattatataatgtaatcttAATTAACGAGACGACACTTAGTTACCCTCATGCGTCTAAATCATTGCTACGATAAAGCGAGAAATAAGACGtctttggtatttttttaaaatatcacaaaactCACGGATCCCTAAATGCCTTGACAATGACctgataatgtattataatccATAAAAAGCAGTTGCTGCTATTGCGGACTGGTCTGGGCGCTTTATAACGATATCatatgcatttaaaaacaaacatggtCAAAAAAACCTACTAgttttttaatggttttttattaatacacaatTTATGGATgtaagtaatgtttttttacaaaaaaaaaaaaacatgctggtgtataaaatttccattaattttaaatgttatattcatatacTAAAGCATTTCTAGAAAAATCACTACTGCATCTtagaaatttgatttttttttatcgttattactttatttaaatattaatgataatatttaaaaccgttaagaaagcaataaaaaaatgtaacaatacgtacgtacgtatgtattaaataagtataaaatacgcttcataattatttatttgtgaatttaaatatgtagtttaaaaactgaaacgctttattatattatgcatgGAGGTCTATACAactattagttatttttttaaccacCATCATCACaaaaaaggaatataaaaaaataaacgggccggtttgattataaattacaatcatTGTTCAAGgactacataaaaaaacattacaaacaacaattgtacaaaaaatggaataattaattcatcgcgctcgaaataaaaaaaaaaaaactttatctaAATCTTCTATAACAAACATTTAGGACTGTAATGAATCATATCGCaaaaaatagagaaaaaagtatttaccTGCACGGCTAGAACGCACACAGCTAATACAAAGAGGCTCTTCATTTTGTTCAGCACAATAGTAACGCATCAGTAGCCTGCACAGGACTTATATACTCGCCCTGCGGAGATAATCTCGCTTTAATCAGTTAGCGATTTGTACAACAGGGATAGGTAACCTTTTATATGCCTactggctgcgccccgtggtttcaccctcgtaagtctgtatcccgtaggcatagcaggataaaaagttgcctatgtgttattccacttgtccagctatctacgtaccaaatttcattgctatcggttcagtagttttcgcgtgaaagcgTAATAAACGTGCACATGCACATAAATCcattctcacaaactttcgcatataatattagtaggaagtaggatatcgCAATAGGACTAGGGACTGACGTCAACAAGTGcagacaaataaaatcaaagacataaatcatttatttgaataactaATTACTTCTAGGAGTTTCTTTGGAACGTTTTGTCGAATGAGTTTCACCGTTTCTGAAAGCAGTTTCTATTGAACCGACAAAAAACTCTATAACTCGTGCTTTTAAATCATATAGATATTCTACTGATTAAGCTAAGAAGAGGATCAATGATCTTTATGTGTCAATTCTTTGTGtcatttaataagaaatcattttttacatgacttttattcaattttgtcTAACTCTAATTATGTAGTTAGTACAtggaaatatttcattataaaaaattcccAGCATCTATAAAGCTTCGACGATTCGCGGAAAATTATACTGATTCAaggtgtgttttattattattagatgtaccaaaaaatacataaatacccGGCTGACCGAAGGAGGGTATTGCTTTTGAGcgcatgtatgtttgtacgtaTGTCTATATCTATAACATTACTTTAGTCCTAATCATAGGAAATGTGGTGGTGATTccaaaaaattgaattaggTACagtagaattaaaaagttatcagTCGTGTTACTTGCTTTCATCGTAATAAGTCTTTTGACAAAGGTTGCGCACTCCTAATGCGCCTGCGTCCTGCGTAGGTCACTCTGGAAAGATCTGCGCCTATCTTGTATTATTCTTTTTGGACCTCAAACACACTACGTGCTTCTCGGAAGGGTTTATTTTGAgccaatgaatattttaatgtgtttttgtttgtagtaCAAATGGAATGTCACGTCATTtgatgtgtgttttatttttaataattttaaacgacacataaatataatttgactaGCGTTCCGCTCTTGGTTTGCCTGCGCTTGCGAAATTGAAAAGAATTGAACAGAGAATTAACAAatcataataatgaaattcgTTAGTAGTTTTGGTGTTTAAcgcatacagacagacagacgtgGCGAAGGACTCTATTTTATCAAATGCCTTGAACGTGTACATGATTTAAcgatatattcataaataatttaattgtatttgtacaatgattttaattatttctgatgttgtaatgtaatgtagcaggaatataaaaatcaattcttGAGGCCAACAAGGAGTAATAATCCTTTACAAAAAGCAGATGTGTAAAGTATAGACtgtatttgtttgattatctctcttatatcaaataaatatattgcgaTTACAGGCATATTTAAACACTGGATAATTAACATATACAGTTTTACCAACCATTATTAGTTGCcagagaaaataatattttacagggATTGCGCTTGAgactattgaaaataaaaccatcgaaattttaatagaaaagatAGGTAAGGAGTTTTCTTACATCTGGTGTCCCGTTATTCAGAAAATGAAACCAAATAtccaacataataaaaaactagaaGACACTATCAGTCAATACTACCAACATCcgaaaaaaatactcaacacaccaactgcggagaaataggtggaggtagttcactaccaattatttttgtatgaccctaaaatacacttaaactaaatgtttaaaatccgataagtctctaatttctaaaggtatattatttattcatgtgtttttgtgtattttgtatttattttatatttgtgtattttgtatttagttattgaaaatcaattattataataaacgtgACCGTCAAGCTTATTAGTGTATTCATTTTCTTGtaacatgtataaaatacaattgttttttaatctcGTACATAATTTCTTCaacttttaacattaaatgaaataattaagtactttcattttatataatgtgtcCCTGCCTCGGAATTGTCGATATACCAATAGCTATTTGTAGAATATTTGAATTCAGTCCTGTAGTTCAAAGGATTGGCGTTCAATCTAACTCTGAATACATTATAAGTTACTATATGCGCATTCAGACTACGGACATAGGGTATCTCGtcataaaatttctcatttccaGAGGCCCGTTCACCTGACCCTCCcctgtccattccttctttccagtcgccaatccttttcttatcccttaccccttaaaagcgtgCAGCGCATTTTATGAAATGATCATGGGCGTTGGCGCTtctcaggcgaaccaccagctcagttgcccgctgtgacataaaaaaaaataattatgctttTGAGTTAAGAATATCAAACATCGctatgtttctttctttctagttcaactttcaaatttataatattataagtacttataaatgaaatagtgCGTACGAACATTAGGTCTTTATTCACATAATGTAGTCCACGGCTGCGACGCTAAGTGATAAATTGGCGCAATCAATTTAACAATGTAACAGCATCTCATCGTActtgatttattaatgtacGTTGACCCGCGTGACATTTGCCGAATTGGTGTTTTCAtcgatttaatttgatttgaatgcggaattttaaaattttattaacattagtAGGTGTAGTAAAATTTGCAACCCTATTATGAAAACTGCGTGCTTGAagtattttcaaccgacatcaaaaaaggaggatCAAATCGACCTTATTTTTTCATTCGTTTATTACTTCATTTgctttttttagaaattattattgcataatattaaaatattaatgcagaatgcaagaataataaaaaccaatgCAAACACTAAAAAAGATAACGCAGATTCGAACCTACTATACCTCCTACCTATTTATACCTACTTCATATGCATagaatttctaatattatgattcagatatagtttaaaagatcGTTCGTTGATCGggaaataactattaaaaatattttggctTCAAAAAGGATAGCTAATCGAAATGCTAATTACAATCCAGTGTTGTCCAAAGCCTATGCAATCCTCATTGTTATTTTCGTTGTCCGTATCTAATTTACCTTCCTGTCTTCCTCTatcaatgatttattgttttaaagtagTACATATTATCATCACCGATCCAATcaatgaaggaaaacatcgtgacgAACCggcatttaaacaaaaacgaaaattCATCGACATGTGCTAACCCACAGTcggccagcgtgctggattatggccagaaccctcacaggaggcctgtgtccctgtGGAAACCATTGGGAACAAACATGGGCCGCAATAATGAATAAGTACCTAATGGTTTGCAAATTCCATTCAAACATTTAGTGTGGGAGTTAATTCGATATTTGCTTGTATGCTCGTTGAGTCGAGGCCGATTGCTGATGGCCTAATCGTTGCAATTGTTTAGGATTACTCCGTTTATCATTTCCGCACTTAAAAACCGGGTTTATCTGGATATCTTTATGTCTAGAACAATGCTGGTATATATAAAAGCACCTAGTTTTTCAAGCGCTCAGTCTTGTACTAGTCATTTTACAGATAacaatgctttttttattattcaactagctgcgccccgcgtaagtccgtatcccgtcagaatatctggataaaaagttgcctatatgttattccagttgtccagctgtctacgtaccaaatttcattgcaatcggttcagtagtttttgggtaaaagagcaacaaacacacacaagtcacacacaaaaaaattgtaggaAGTATGATAACTATATCATGAATCAGGAAGGAtgccattttattttgatattcttTACGTTAATTGTTTACTCACAAAATGGCTATGGTTATGGTTCCTAGATAAATTAGAGGTGTTCATGTTaccttttagttttaataaacaatcgaTATATACATTGATATGAGCTAAACGATCACCTATTGCACATTGGCTATCAAGATGAACGTGAACGTAAGTGTTTATTATATCTGGtacctacattaaaaaaaaaacttttttttaaaccttaaGAACATATGGTATTTGTATACCTAGGTTTGTACAGGTTAGGTTCACCACAAGGGTGCTCACAGCTGCATTACCCAAAGGTCGATGAAAACGCTGCAAGTTGaagaaacatttcatttttggCACAACATAGCGCATGCGCACTCGCCTAGAGCGAGATGGAAAACAAACAGAGACATGTGAAAACACTAGATCCAGTCCGCTACCAGTACTTACAAACAATGTGAGTTTACAAATTTTGACATGGAAGTTAAATTGTaagtattcaatataataattattaaaataggtcAGTACCTCGTTGAGGAAGATTTAATAGATGTGTTTGAaccgtttaattaaattgaatatttcaagGTGGTAAAATGTGTAGTGGCAATAACCTAAAGAAGGtgcagaaaaataatattttatgcaaacaAAAGTATGcaatttcatcattttttattattgatcgACCCCATGACGGCTTCAAGTCTTTTAAATAGCaagatgataaataataatgttattcaaattttctttCGCACTTCTATCTAaatcatgtttaaatatacttaaaataacttCCACCTTCTTTTCTTCTCGCATAGATATGTCAATTTAAGAAGTCCTTTAAGGTTTCCTCCATGCAGCTGTTGAAAGAGTTCTTTCAAAGTTTGATCCAATCGTTTATTTACCTACGTCAATATGGTAAAAGCtagaagaaaaattatattgtatttattttatttatttattgatttatttacactttaatgtacaataaacatacagttaacaaaaccaataaacaatatctattgtacaatttggctgccttatcgctttgaagcgatttcttcatttaaataaataaaataagcaaacacatatttattaaaaaaaattaagctacGTAATTTAACAGAAAGAGAATTTGTATGtttctcataatattataccattATTCAATTTCTACGGAAATCACATTTATGTTATACTTTTATCGCGTTGCAgcttaaatacaacaaaaatattgaaagtttttagaaaataatttcgatTATGAAATGTGCTTCAGGACTTATATGTTACAATCTCCTGTTGTTTAGGTTAAAGTACTTGACCGTTTCCATAATCAATTTTCAAAACTTTGCgttaaactttaataataaatattcatatggtTACGTGTCcaaggaaaatttatttattattattttttatttatttattatttattactaaaataatgcaaaattttgaataactataattatatctgtttatatatacttatatgttaaattatgaaCGGATGtatatgatatgtatataGTTTAATACCATGCTATcctcaaattattttcttatttgccTTATTTTTACTCCACTATTATATATCctttttttctgtttctttgagggttgcctggtagagatcgctaccaaGCGATAAGGCCACCTTTTGCTTACTTAATGTTATGTTcagttttcatttcttttttataagcaataaagaatttcatttcttttatataaatcgaaACTCACAGCAGGTGGATTGTTTTAGATTTCAGTCtcttaagtttaaaaataatttatttgttgttgttttatgtGTCTATTACATGCCGCTTTAAgagaacttttaaaattaggtttacattttaatgtcatCAATAATAATCTGTCATAATTcctttgttataaatgtgtgtttagttttaaatattttgtcattgaaatattaaataaaaaattccaacatttatttgttcaatcaGGCTTAGTTTGCAAGCGCttaaaaaca harbors:
- the LOC119828935 gene encoding general odorant-binding protein 56a-like isoform X2 yields the protein MKVLVILFVCLVAVQALTDEQKERLKKHKSECLAETKADEQLVNKLKTGDFKSESEPLKKYVLCMLMKSELMTKDGKFKKDVALAKVPNAADKAAVEKLIDTCLANKGNTPQQTAWNYAKCYHEKDAKHSIFQ
- the LOC119828935 gene encoding general odorant-binding protein 56a-like isoform X1, with amino-acid sequence MKSLFVLAVCVLAVQALTDEQKERLKKHKSECLAETKADEQLVNKLKTGDFKSESEPLKKYVLCMLMKSELMTKDGKFKKDVALAKVPNAADKAAVEKLIDTCLANKGNTPQQTAWNYAKCYHEKDAKHSIFQ